In Pungitius pungitius chromosome 2, fPunPun2.1, whole genome shotgun sequence, a single window of DNA contains:
- the fosl1a gene encoding fos-related antigen 1a isoform X3, with protein MYRNFGSQGRGHPAYTGSVSASDSQGTSSPSTTQQEQKFTMASSGQFVPSLNTITSNQDLQWLVQPTLMHPPGPSRSPVPPYPTLSGSRPLGPPPSHLFRPGIIRPAAHPTASTRRRSDEHLSQEEMQRRRIRRERNKLAAAKCRNRRRELTETLQNETDQLEDVKSKLQKEITELQKEKDKLELVLEAHRPICKIEDSDSDSDPIPSTSSVGGIKLEPQEFSRPRSSIKLPPKTERPKPKITIPTKPVTSAASATESESLHTPVLTPSLLAFTAGMVFTYPSASSDTAASATPHATPHATPHATSHQGGTHQSQAPQPCGIAHRRSSSSGDQSDHSLHSPTVISL; from the exons ATGTATCGAAACTTTGGGAGTCAAGGGAGAGGCCACCCGGCGTACACAGGCAGCGTCTCTGCGTCAGACTCCCAGGGAACCTCCAGCCCTTCTACTACACAGCAGGAGCAG AAGTTTACAATGGCTAGCAGCGGTCAGTTTGTACCAAGCCTGAATACCATCACAAGCAACCAGGACCTCCAGTGGTTGGTCCAGCCCACTCTCATGCATCCGCCGGGCCCTTCCCGATCTCCAGTGCCTCCCTACCCAACTCTCTCGGGGTCACGGCCTCTGGGTCCACCGCCTTCCCATCTTTTCAGACCAGGGATCATAAGGCCAGCCGCACACCCTACTGCTTCGACAAGGCGCAGGAGCGATGAACAT TTATCCCAAGAAGAGATGCAGAGACGCAGAATACGAAGGGAGAGGAATAAGCTGGCAGCAGCCAAATGTCGCAATCGCCGCCGGGAGCTGACAGAAACGCTGCAAAAT GAGACCGACCAACTGGAGGATGTGAAGTCCAAGTTGCAGAAGGAAATAACTGAACTACAAAAGGAGAAAGACAAGCTTGAGCTGGTCCTGGAGGCTCACCGTCCCATTTGTAAAATTGAGGACTCGGATTCGGATTCTGACCCGATTCCATCAACCTCCTCTGTGGGAGGCATCAAACTGGAGCCACAGGAGTTCAGCAGACCCCGGTCCTCGATCAAGCTGCCGCCGAAGACGGAGAGGCCAAAACCGAAGATCACCATCCCCACCAAGCCCGTGACATCGGCGGCCTCCGCCACTGAATCCGAGTCTCTCCACACCCCGGTTCTGACGCCGTCTCTCCTGGCCTTCACGGCTGGTATGGTGTTCACCTATCCCTCTGCCTCTTCAGACACCGCCGCCTCCGCCACGCCCCACGCCACGCCCCACGCCACGCCCCACGCCACGTCACACCAGGGAGGCACCCACCAGTCTCAAGCCCCGCAGCCATGCGGAATAGCTCatcgccgcagcagcagcagcggagacCAATCGGATCACTCCCTGCACTCGCCGACCGTAATCAGTCTGTGA
- the fosl1a gene encoding fos-related antigen 1a isoform X2 yields MYRNFGSQGRGHPAYTGSVSASDSQGTSSPSTTQQEQFTMASSGQFVPSLNTITSNQDLQWLVQPTLMHPPGPSRSPVPPYPTLSGSRPLGPPPSHLFRPGIIRPAAHPTASTRRRSDEHVRNEATDRLSQEEMQRRRIRRERNKLAAAKCRNRRRELTETLQNETDQLEDVKSKLQKEITELQKEKDKLELVLEAHRPICKIEDSDSDSDPIPSTSSVGGIKLEPQEFSRPRSSIKLPPKTERPKPKITIPTKPVTSAASATESESLHTPVLTPSLLAFTAGMVFTYPSASSDTAASATPHATPHATPHATSHQGGTHQSQAPQPCGIAHRRSSSSGDQSDHSLHSPTVISL; encoded by the exons ATGTATCGAAACTTTGGGAGTCAAGGGAGAGGCCACCCGGCGTACACAGGCAGCGTCTCTGCGTCAGACTCCCAGGGAACCTCCAGCCCTTCTACTACACAGCAGGAGCAG TTTACAATGGCTAGCAGCGGTCAGTTTGTACCAAGCCTGAATACCATCACAAGCAACCAGGACCTCCAGTGGTTGGTCCAGCCCACTCTCATGCATCCGCCGGGCCCTTCCCGATCTCCAGTGCCTCCCTACCCAACTCTCTCGGGGTCACGGCCTCTGGGTCCACCGCCTTCCCATCTTTTCAGACCAGGGATCATAAGGCCAGCCGCACACCCTACTGCTTCGACAAGGCGCAGGAGCGATGAACATGTAAGAAATGAAGCAACAGATCGG TTATCCCAAGAAGAGATGCAGAGACGCAGAATACGAAGGGAGAGGAATAAGCTGGCAGCAGCCAAATGTCGCAATCGCCGCCGGGAGCTGACAGAAACGCTGCAAAAT GAGACCGACCAACTGGAGGATGTGAAGTCCAAGTTGCAGAAGGAAATAACTGAACTACAAAAGGAGAAAGACAAGCTTGAGCTGGTCCTGGAGGCTCACCGTCCCATTTGTAAAATTGAGGACTCGGATTCGGATTCTGACCCGATTCCATCAACCTCCTCTGTGGGAGGCATCAAACTGGAGCCACAGGAGTTCAGCAGACCCCGGTCCTCGATCAAGCTGCCGCCGAAGACGGAGAGGCCAAAACCGAAGATCACCATCCCCACCAAGCCCGTGACATCGGCGGCCTCCGCCACTGAATCCGAGTCTCTCCACACCCCGGTTCTGACGCCGTCTCTCCTGGCCTTCACGGCTGGTATGGTGTTCACCTATCCCTCTGCCTCTTCAGACACCGCCGCCTCCGCCACGCCCCACGCCACGCCCCACGCCACGCCCCACGCCACGTCACACCAGGGAGGCACCCACCAGTCTCAAGCCCCGCAGCCATGCGGAATAGCTCatcgccgcagcagcagcagcggagacCAATCGGATCACTCCCTGCACTCGCCGACCGTAATCAGTCTGTGA
- the fosl1a gene encoding fos-related antigen 1a isoform X4, with amino-acid sequence MYRNFGSQGRGHPAYTGSVSASDSQGTSSPSTTQQEQFTMASSGQFVPSLNTITSNQDLQWLVQPTLMHPPGPSRSPVPPYPTLSGSRPLGPPPSHLFRPGIIRPAAHPTASTRRRSDEHLSQEEMQRRRIRRERNKLAAAKCRNRRRELTETLQNETDQLEDVKSKLQKEITELQKEKDKLELVLEAHRPICKIEDSDSDSDPIPSTSSVGGIKLEPQEFSRPRSSIKLPPKTERPKPKITIPTKPVTSAASATESESLHTPVLTPSLLAFTAGMVFTYPSASSDTAASATPHATPHATPHATSHQGGTHQSQAPQPCGIAHRRSSSSGDQSDHSLHSPTVISL; translated from the exons ATGTATCGAAACTTTGGGAGTCAAGGGAGAGGCCACCCGGCGTACACAGGCAGCGTCTCTGCGTCAGACTCCCAGGGAACCTCCAGCCCTTCTACTACACAGCAGGAGCAG TTTACAATGGCTAGCAGCGGTCAGTTTGTACCAAGCCTGAATACCATCACAAGCAACCAGGACCTCCAGTGGTTGGTCCAGCCCACTCTCATGCATCCGCCGGGCCCTTCCCGATCTCCAGTGCCTCCCTACCCAACTCTCTCGGGGTCACGGCCTCTGGGTCCACCGCCTTCCCATCTTTTCAGACCAGGGATCATAAGGCCAGCCGCACACCCTACTGCTTCGACAAGGCGCAGGAGCGATGAACAT TTATCCCAAGAAGAGATGCAGAGACGCAGAATACGAAGGGAGAGGAATAAGCTGGCAGCAGCCAAATGTCGCAATCGCCGCCGGGAGCTGACAGAAACGCTGCAAAAT GAGACCGACCAACTGGAGGATGTGAAGTCCAAGTTGCAGAAGGAAATAACTGAACTACAAAAGGAGAAAGACAAGCTTGAGCTGGTCCTGGAGGCTCACCGTCCCATTTGTAAAATTGAGGACTCGGATTCGGATTCTGACCCGATTCCATCAACCTCCTCTGTGGGAGGCATCAAACTGGAGCCACAGGAGTTCAGCAGACCCCGGTCCTCGATCAAGCTGCCGCCGAAGACGGAGAGGCCAAAACCGAAGATCACCATCCCCACCAAGCCCGTGACATCGGCGGCCTCCGCCACTGAATCCGAGTCTCTCCACACCCCGGTTCTGACGCCGTCTCTCCTGGCCTTCACGGCTGGTATGGTGTTCACCTATCCCTCTGCCTCTTCAGACACCGCCGCCTCCGCCACGCCCCACGCCACGCCCCACGCCACGCCCCACGCCACGTCACACCAGGGAGGCACCCACCAGTCTCAAGCCCCGCAGCCATGCGGAATAGCTCatcgccgcagcagcagcagcggagacCAATCGGATCACTCCCTGCACTCGCCGACCGTAATCAGTCTGTGA
- the fibpa gene encoding fibroblast growth factor (acidic) intracellular binding protein a, whose translation MTMELDVFVGNTTIMDEEVYQLWLDGYTVNDAVKVRMDGGVMEECEASADVLLSDTMDQYRTFQMCERLLHSPSKLGNQLLFQIPPHRQAMLIERYYNFDDGFVREVLGKKLSKGTKKDLDDIGAKTGVTLKSCRRQFDNFKRVFKVVEELKGPLVENIQHHFLLSDKLARDYAAIVFFANNRFETGKRKLQYLTFQDFAFCAGQLISNWTVGAVDNMVEDMDVDLDKEFLQDLKELKVLITDKDLLDQHKSLVCSALRGKTNNFNEMETNFKNLSRGLVNIAAKLTNAKDVRDFFIDLVEKFIEPCRSDRWSAADLRLYLTHYNSSALQLDTFKHQVVWNRYMDVVKSCIFKMYHD comes from the exons ATGACAATGGAGCTGGACGTGTTCGTGGGTAACACCACCATCATGGACGAGGAGGTGTACCAGCTCTGGTTGGATGGATACACAG TGAACGATGCAGTGAAGGTACGGATGGATGGAGGGGTGATGGAGGAGTGCGAGGCGAGTGCGGACGTTCTGCTGAGTGACACCATGGACCAGTACAGGACCTTCCAGATGTGTGAGCGTCTGCTGCACAGTCCGTCCAAACTAGGCAACCAGCTACTGTTCCAGATCCCACCCCATCGACAAGCCATGCTCATAGAGAG ATATTACAATTTCGATGATGGATTTGTCCGTGAGGTCCTGGGAAAGAAACTGTCCAAAGGAACCAAAAAAGACTTGGACGATATTGGAGCCAAGACAGGAGTGACTCTGAAGAGCTGCAGACGACAG TTTGACAACTTCAAACGTGTTTTTAAAGttgtggaggagctgaagggcCCCCTGGTGGAGAACATACAGCACCACTTTCTCCTTTCTGATAAACTCGCAAG gGATTACGCTGCAATAGTTTTCTTTGCTAACAATCGCTTCGAGACAGGGAAAAGAAAGCTGCAGTATCTCACATTCCAGGACTTTGCCTTCTGCGCTGGGCAGCTTATCAGCAACTGGACCGTCGGTGCTGTCG ATAACAtggtggaggacatggacgTGGATCTCGATAAAGAGTTTTTACAAGACCTGAAAGAACTGAAGGTTTTAATCACTGACAAAGATCTGCTGGATCAACACAAAAG CCTGGTCTGTTCAGCTCTCAGAGGAAAGACCAACAATTTTAATGAGATGGAGACTAACTTTAAG AATCTATCCAGAGGTCTTGTCAACATTGCTGCAAAGCTAACCAACGCAAAGGACGTCAGGGACTTTTTCATTGATCTGGTGGAGAAG tttATTGAGCCGTGTCGTTCAGACCGATGGAGCGCTGCGGACCTTCGGCTGTACCTGACTCACTACAACAGCTCTGCGCTCCAACTCGACACATTCAA ACATCAGGTTGTGTGGAACAGATACATGGACGTCGTCAAAAGctgtattttcaaaatgtacCACGACTGA
- the yif1a gene encoding protein YIF1A, which produces MDLPHQGYRANKPRARAAPPTADSILFDDTSSAALNNQGYYTPVYNMAGPSNDMQGGAVPNNVFTDPMANAAMMYGSSLANQGKDMVNKEISRFMSVNKLKYFFAVDTRYVLKKLMILMFPYTHQDWEVRYHRDAPLTPRQDVNAPDLYIPTMAFITYILLAGMALGIQKRFSPEVLGLCASTALVWVIIEVLLMLLSLYLLTVHSDLSTFDLIAYSGYKYVGMIFTVLCGLLFGSDGYYVALAWSSCALMFFIVRSLKMKILPSLSSDSIGTGPSAKHQFRLYITVATALFQPIVIYWLTSHLVR; this is translated from the exons ATGGACTTGCCACATCAGGGGTACCGAGCAA ATAAACCGAGGGCTCGTGCAGCTCCTCCAACAGCTGATTCTATCCTGTTTGATGACACCAGCTCCGCAGCTCTGAACAACCAAGGTTACTACACTCCTGTGTACAACATGGCAGGACCCTCAAACGACATGCAAGGAGGGGCAGTGCCGAACAACGTCTTTACTGACCCGATGGCCAACGCCGCAATGATGTACGGCTCCTCGTTAGCCAATCAAGGAAAAGATATGGTGAACAAAGAG atcaGCAGATTCATGTCTGTGAACAAGTTGAAATACTTCTTTGCAGTGGACACCAGATATGTATTGAAGAAACTTATGATCCTCATGTTCCCCTACACGCATCAG GATTGGGAGGTTCGTTACCATCGAGACGCTCCACTGACTCCAAGACAGGATGTGAATGCACCAGATCTTTACATTCCAA CGATGGCATTCATTACCTACATTTTACTTGCTGGGATGGCCCTCGGCATTCAAAAACG GTTCAGTCCAGAGGTACTTGGACTGTGTGCCAGCACCGCCCTCGTGTGGGTCATCATCGAGGtcttgttgatgttgttgagtTTGTACCTGCTGACCGTACACAGCGACCTCTCGACCTTTGATCTCATTGCCTACAGTGGATACAAATACGTTGG gatgATCTTCACAGTCTTGTGTGGCTTACTGTTTGGCAGTGATGGTTATTATGTGGCACTTGCCTGGTCCTCTTGCGCCCTCATGTTCTTCATT GTTCGATCTCTGAAAATGAAGATCCTTCCCTCGCTCTCCTCGGACTCCATTGGAACTGGACCAAGTGCAAAACACCAATTCCGCCTTTATATCACCGTGGCAACTGCATTGTTTCAGCCCATCGTAATATACTGGTTAACCTCTCATTTGGTCAGGTGA
- the ccdc85b gene encoding coiled-coil domain-containing protein 85B has product MGSDGEIINRELSKMSDEDLLACSKEELVSRLRKEESEKIAALIQRGRLIKEVNKQLQGHLLEIRELKVINQRLQEENVELRDLCCFLDDDRLKVKKLAREWQLFGHHAAKVMREDLGGYLKKLADLERMQDGLVKENLDLKELCLVLEEECVSRSDSSPGGSSELNLPCMVARDLGDGSSSTGSVGSPDQLHLVCSPDD; this is encoded by the coding sequence ATGGGCAGCGACGGTGAGATAATAAATCGGGAGCTGTCAAAGATGTCTGACGAGGATTTGCTGGCGTGCTCCAAAGAGGAGCTGGTGAGCCGGCTGCGTAAAGAGGAGTCGGAGAAAATAGCGGCTCTCATCCAGCGAGGGCGGTTGATAAAAGAGGTAAATAAACAGCTGCAGGGACACCTCCTTGAAATCAGGGAACTGAAAGTCATCAACCAgcggctgcaggaggaaaaCGTGGAGCTGCGGGACCTGTGCTGCTTCCTCGACGACGACCGGCTCAAAGTGAAGAAGCTGGCCCGGGAATGGCAGCTGTTCGGCCACCACGCCGCCAAAGTGATGCGGGAGGACCTGGGCGGCTACTTGAAAAAACTCGCCGACCTGGAGCGCATGCAGGACGGCCTGGTGAAGGAGAACCTGGACCTGAAGGAGCTGTGTCTGGTCCTGGAGGAGGAGTGCGTCAGCAGGAGTGACTCCAGCCCCGGAGGATCCTCCGAGCTCAACCTGCCCTGCATGGTGGCCCGGGACCTCGGGGACGGGAGCTCGAGCACAGGCAGCGTGGGAAGCCCCGATCAGCTCCACCTGGTGTGCTCACCTGATGACTGA
- the fosl1a gene encoding fos-related antigen 1a isoform X1 — MYRNFGSQGRGHPAYTGSVSASDSQGTSSPSTTQQEQKFTMASSGQFVPSLNTITSNQDLQWLVQPTLMHPPGPSRSPVPPYPTLSGSRPLGPPPSHLFRPGIIRPAAHPTASTRRRSDEHVRNEATDRLSQEEMQRRRIRRERNKLAAAKCRNRRRELTETLQNETDQLEDVKSKLQKEITELQKEKDKLELVLEAHRPICKIEDSDSDSDPIPSTSSVGGIKLEPQEFSRPRSSIKLPPKTERPKPKITIPTKPVTSAASATESESLHTPVLTPSLLAFTAGMVFTYPSASSDTAASATPHATPHATPHATSHQGGTHQSQAPQPCGIAHRRSSSSGDQSDHSLHSPTVISL, encoded by the exons ATGTATCGAAACTTTGGGAGTCAAGGGAGAGGCCACCCGGCGTACACAGGCAGCGTCTCTGCGTCAGACTCCCAGGGAACCTCCAGCCCTTCTACTACACAGCAGGAGCAG AAGTTTACAATGGCTAGCAGCGGTCAGTTTGTACCAAGCCTGAATACCATCACAAGCAACCAGGACCTCCAGTGGTTGGTCCAGCCCACTCTCATGCATCCGCCGGGCCCTTCCCGATCTCCAGTGCCTCCCTACCCAACTCTCTCGGGGTCACGGCCTCTGGGTCCACCGCCTTCCCATCTTTTCAGACCAGGGATCATAAGGCCAGCCGCACACCCTACTGCTTCGACAAGGCGCAGGAGCGATGAACATGTAAGAAATGAAGCAACAGATCGG TTATCCCAAGAAGAGATGCAGAGACGCAGAATACGAAGGGAGAGGAATAAGCTGGCAGCAGCCAAATGTCGCAATCGCCGCCGGGAGCTGACAGAAACGCTGCAAAAT GAGACCGACCAACTGGAGGATGTGAAGTCCAAGTTGCAGAAGGAAATAACTGAACTACAAAAGGAGAAAGACAAGCTTGAGCTGGTCCTGGAGGCTCACCGTCCCATTTGTAAAATTGAGGACTCGGATTCGGATTCTGACCCGATTCCATCAACCTCCTCTGTGGGAGGCATCAAACTGGAGCCACAGGAGTTCAGCAGACCCCGGTCCTCGATCAAGCTGCCGCCGAAGACGGAGAGGCCAAAACCGAAGATCACCATCCCCACCAAGCCCGTGACATCGGCGGCCTCCGCCACTGAATCCGAGTCTCTCCACACCCCGGTTCTGACGCCGTCTCTCCTGGCCTTCACGGCTGGTATGGTGTTCACCTATCCCTCTGCCTCTTCAGACACCGCCGCCTCCGCCACGCCCCACGCCACGCCCCACGCCACGCCCCACGCCACGTCACACCAGGGAGGCACCCACCAGTCTCAAGCCCCGCAGCCATGCGGAATAGCTCatcgccgcagcagcagcagcggagacCAATCGGATCACTCCCTGCACTCGCCGACCGTAATCAGTCTGTGA